The genomic window GCTGTGGGGCACGACCGGCCCGCTCTCGACCGCCCTGTACGCCTCGGGCGAGGCGATCACCGGCATCGGCTTCTGGCGCGTGCTGCTCGGCACGCTGGCGCTCGCGCTGTACGCGCTCCTGTTCCGGCGGGACCTCCTCGCCGTGGACCGGCGCGCGCTGCTGCTGGTGGGCCTCGGCGGCGGCGCGCTGGTCGCCCTGTTCGAGGTGGCCTACCAGTTCGCCATCGCGGGCGCCGGCGTGGCCAGCGCGGCGGCGCTGCTGTACACGGCGCCGGTCATCGTCGCCCTGCTGGCCAGGCCGCTGCTCAAGGAGTCGCTGACGCCCCTGAAGCTCGTGCTCGCCGTCGTGGTGGGGGCGGGCGCGGTGTTCGCGGTGCAGGGAGGGTCCCACGGCGCGCACCTCGCGGGCGTCGCGACGCCCCGGCTCGCGCTCGGCGTCACGGGCGGGCTGCTGGCCGCCGTGAGCTACGCGGGCACGACCCTCCTCGCGCGCTACGCGGTCCCGCGCTACGGCGTGTTCCGCGTGCTGCTCCTCGAGGTCGCCGGCGGCACCGTGCTGCTGGGGATCGTCCTCCCGGCGGCGGGCCGCGCTCCGGTGCCGCCGCCCACGGCCGGCGCGTGGCTCTACGTCGGCGCGCTGGTGGTCGCGACGGTCCTGCTCGCCAACCTGTTCTTCTTCTCCGGCGCCAAGCGCATCGAGGCGGCGCCCACCGCGGTGGCGGCCACCATCGAGCCGGTGGTGGGGACGCTGCTGGCGCTCGCGCTCCTGTCGCAGCGCCTCACGGCGGTGGGCTGGCTCGGCCTCGCGATGGTCGTGGGCGGTGTGGCGGCGGGATACCTCGAAGAAGCACGGGCCCGGCCGCAGCCGGGCCCGTAACACCCCTCAGTCGCGGCCCGGGATCACCGCGCCGGTGCCTTGAGCAGCGGCGCCAGATCGGTCGCCGTCCACATCCCTGCGTGCGACGCCGTGGCCGTGCGCTCCGCCGCGACCTGCTCCGCCGTCACCGCGCCCGCGGCGTTCCCCCAGGCGCTCCGCACGTAGGTCAGCACCGCGGCCACGTCGCCGTCCGAGAGCGGCTGCCCGGTGCCGAAGGCCGGCATCGCGTTGGCGAACCGCTGGCCCTTCACGGTGATCGGCCCCTGGAGGCC from Gemmatimonadales bacterium includes these protein-coding regions:
- a CDS encoding EamA family transporter — its product is LWGTTGPLSTALYASGEAITGIGFWRVLLGTLALALYALLFRRDLLAVDRRALLLVGLGGGALVALFEVAYQFAIAGAGVASAAALLYTAPVIVALLARPLLKESLTPLKLVLAVVVGAGAVFAVQGGSHGAHLAGVATPRLALGVTGGLLAAVSYAGTTLLARYAVPRYGVFRVLLLEVAGGTVLLGIVLPAAGRAPVPPPTAGAWLYVGALVVATVLLANLFFFSGAKRIEAAPTAVAATIEPVVGTLLALALLSQRLTAVGWLGLAMVVGGVAAGYLEEARARPQPGP